A section of the Macadamia integrifolia cultivar HAES 741 chromosome 9, SCU_Mint_v3, whole genome shotgun sequence genome encodes:
- the LOC122089359 gene encoding zinc finger A20 and AN1 domain-containing stress-associated protein 8-like: MEHEETGCQAPESPILCINNCGFFGSAATMNMCSKCHKDWVWKQEQDKLAASSIGSIVNGSTSNNGKDLIVAGNVDVPVASVEPKIILTQSSSASVSSEGEVKAKEGPNRCSTCKKRVGLTGFNCRCGNLFCASHRYSDKHNCPFDYRTAARNAIAKANPVVKAEKLDKI; this comes from the coding sequence ATGGAGCACGAAGAGACAGGCTGCCAAGCTCCCGAGAGTCCTATTCTTTGCATCAATAACTGTGGCTTCTTTGGAAGTGCAGCCACCATGAATATGTGTTCCAAGTGCCACAAGGACTGGGTTTGGAAGCAGGAACAGGATAAACTTGCAGCTTCATCGATCGGGAGTATCGTGAATGGGAGCACTAGCAACAATGGGAAGGACCTCATAGTTGCTGGTAATGTTGATGTGCCTGTTGCTTCAGTAGAGCCTAAGATAATTTTGACACAGTCATCAAGCGCTTCAGTCTCAAGTGAGGGTGAGGTGAAGGCGAAAGAGGGTCCAAACAGATGCAGCACCTGCAAGAAGCGTGTGGGCTTAACAGGATTCAATTGTCGCTGTGGAAACCTTTTCTGTGCCAGCCATCGCTACTCTGACAAACACAACTGCCCCTTCGATTACCGAACTGCTGCTCGGAATGCTATAGCTAAAGCCAACCCAGTCGTCAAGGCAGAAAAGCTCGACAAGATCTAG